One window of uncultured Trichococcus sp. genomic DNA carries:
- a CDS encoding helix-turn-helix domain-containing protein produces MSKIISYLDNQSDIRLLTDANIAQDDLRTTDLLFLLQGTAELRIDEKCYMMKADDIVVVNKYESYSLNCDKGSLVFYFSISDFLLSQALSVESVSFNCNSIENSSKNYDLIRKIIIEIIDLLLFENDKTNFLQLSKVYHLLNELSSLFLEQQSSVVEQDERIKQITRTIKERYYENITLSEMAGLVHMDPAYFSRFFKKTLGVNFKDYLSKIRMQHAINDLMESDKAVTRIAIDNGFFSVNGFNKKFKELYQQTPSDYRKQHTVEKQQPVTKSEAELKASFSDYKETKDTDYIVKKSCLQLELGRQEAVPIRETWSAILNIGEAELVLNSNIRQHLSILQQNIRFRYGRIWAVFTEKLLGESLHEYEIIDEILDSLLDLGLIPWVSINKIADSFKESEYPAEVWQEAIRSFCLHILNRYGRQKVASWKVEIVATAQENPDSISRYCIFYQTTYKICKELIPELSIGGATFIMANSLELEQLLNDELAGCTFDFYSFALFPYSNRLVREKRNFQRITDPDFLRNQVKSLKELKLTKPLYISEWSNTVSRSNLLNDSLYKGAFVIKSVIDIFDQVDGMGYWLGTDLAQKSPKLAGLLTGGNGLLNKNSLFKPAMNALKFFEQLRGLKIVYKDEQHLICSADGDEFFVLGHQYTHPNSLYFLKDEAHLQLTELDHFFEENAYEEELVLSNIPNGKYELRVFSCLKDHGDLFGQWAKFKFTRDLRLSDLSYLDAKNTHLQTLEEVQVTQRRLVIKKKLTTNEFYEINIKRKQ; encoded by the coding sequence ATGAGCAAAATTATTAGTTATTTAGATAATCAGAGTGATATTCGACTGTTAACGGATGCGAATATAGCACAGGATGATCTACGAACCACCGATTTGTTGTTCTTATTACAAGGAACCGCTGAGCTGAGGATAGATGAAAAATGTTATATGATGAAAGCTGATGATATAGTCGTAGTAAATAAATATGAAAGCTATAGCTTGAATTGTGACAAGGGGAGTTTGGTATTTTATTTTTCGATTTCAGACTTCTTATTATCGCAAGCGCTTTCTGTTGAGTCTGTAAGTTTTAACTGTAATTCGATTGAAAATTCCAGTAAAAATTACGATTTGATCCGGAAAATAATAATTGAGATCATTGATTTGTTGCTGTTCGAAAATGATAAGACAAATTTCCTGCAGTTAAGTAAGGTTTATCATTTATTGAATGAACTGAGCAGCTTGTTCCTTGAACAACAATCGAGCGTAGTCGAACAAGATGAACGGATTAAACAAATAACAAGAACAATCAAAGAGCGGTATTATGAAAATATAACCTTGTCCGAAATGGCAGGGCTTGTGCATATGGATCCTGCTTACTTTTCCAGATTCTTCAAAAAAACATTGGGAGTTAATTTTAAGGATTATCTTAGTAAAATTCGGATGCAGCATGCGATTAATGATTTGATGGAATCTGATAAAGCGGTCACGCGCATTGCGATAGATAATGGCTTTTTTAGTGTGAATGGCTTCAATAAAAAATTTAAAGAACTTTATCAGCAAACACCGTCGGATTATCGGAAGCAGCATACAGTTGAAAAACAGCAGCCTGTGACAAAATCTGAAGCTGAGTTGAAGGCATCCTTCAGTGACTACAAAGAGACGAAAGACACTGATTATATAGTGAAAAAATCCTGCCTTCAATTAGAACTGGGTCGCCAGGAGGCCGTCCCAATTAGAGAGACTTGGTCCGCAATTCTGAATATTGGAGAAGCTGAGCTTGTTTTGAACAGCAACATCAGGCAGCATCTGTCCATTCTCCAGCAAAATATCAGATTCAGATATGGAAGGATTTGGGCTGTTTTTACCGAAAAGCTTTTAGGCGAATCCCTTCATGAATACGAAATAATTGATGAAATTCTGGATTCTTTGCTAGATTTGGGGCTGATCCCATGGGTGAGCATCAATAAGATAGCGGACTCGTTTAAAGAGAGCGAATACCCTGCTGAAGTGTGGCAAGAGGCGATCCGCAGCTTTTGTCTGCATATTTTGAATCGCTACGGGCGGCAAAAGGTTGCGAGCTGGAAAGTTGAAATTGTTGCAACTGCTCAGGAAAATCCCGATTCGATTTCCAGATATTGCATCTTTTATCAAACGACATATAAAATTTGCAAAGAACTGATTCCGGAGCTGTCTATTGGCGGGGCTACGTTCATCATGGCAAATAGCCTTGAATTGGAGCAGTTATTAAATGATGAACTGGCGGGTTGCACCTTCGACTTTTATTCGTTTGCGCTCTTTCCTTACTCCAATCGTTTGGTGCGGGAAAAACGCAATTTCCAGCGAATCACCGATCCCGATTTCTTACGGAATCAAGTGAAATCACTAAAAGAACTTAAGTTGACAAAGCCGCTGTACATTTCGGAATGGAGCAACACTGTCTCGCGCAGTAACTTACTGAATGATAGTTTGTACAAAGGGGCGTTTGTCATCAAGAGTGTGATCGATATTTTTGATCAAGTCGACGGTATGGGCTACTGGCTGGGAACGGATCTTGCGCAAAAAAGTCCTAAGCTCGCGGGCTTATTAACCGGAGGCAATGGGTTGCTGAATAAAAATAGCCTATTCAAACCTGCCATGAATGCACTGAAATTCTTTGAACAATTACGAGGCCTGAAGATCGTATACAAGGATGAACAGCACTTGATCTGCAGTGCTGATGGGGATGAATTTTTTGTATTGGGCCACCAGTACACCCATCCCAATAGCCTGTATTTTCTGAAGGATGAGGCGCATCTGCAGTTGACTGAACTGGATCACTTTTTTGAAGAGAACGCGTACGAAGAAGAATTGGTGCTCTCAAATATTCCGAATGGAAAGTATGAATTAAGAGTCTTTTCTTGCTTGAAGGACCACGGCGATCTGTTTGGACAATGGGCTAAATTCAAGTTTACGAGAGACCTCCGTTTATCGGACTTGAGTTATCTGGATGCCAAGAACACTCATTTGCAGACTTTGGAGGAAGTTCAGGTGACGCAACGGCGTTTAGTCATTAAAAAAAAATTGACGACCAATGAATTTTACGAAATTAATATCAAAAGAAAACAATAA
- a CDS encoding DUF6379 domain-containing protein, with translation MRMKLNEQIIKKESFESLYINGQRNGFAFDVQLAYYRGHYLSDIDLLEVYVDGEKMPAEAVTFELNGKELPLYKLKYAVTEFWSQVSLAKIRVLQPGGLAGEHEVELKLMLRIPYMQIGPAHDFMPLDSGDKITISLEGE, from the coding sequence ATGAGAATGAAGCTGAATGAGCAAATTATCAAAAAAGAATCCTTTGAGTCGCTTTATATCAATGGACAAAGAAATGGTTTTGCCTTTGACGTGCAGTTGGCTTATTACCGAGGGCACTATTTATCGGATATTGATTTGCTGGAAGTCTATGTAGATGGTGAAAAAATGCCGGCAGAGGCAGTAACATTTGAGTTGAATGGAAAAGAACTGCCTTTGTACAAACTGAAATATGCTGTGACTGAATTTTGGAGTCAAGTGAGTCTGGCCAAGATTCGCGTGCTGCAGCCAGGGGGACTGGCTGGCGAGCATGAAGTGGAGTTGAAGCTGATGCTGCGTATTCCTTATATGCAAATCGGCCCGGCCCATGATTTTATGCCGCTTGATTCAGGCGATAAAATCACAATCAGCCTGGAAGGAGAATAA
- a CDS encoding sugar phosphate isomerase/epimerase, whose protein sequence is MKLGIVSAIFDQSSFEEMIDIVAANGLECVEVACWPNEKAARRYAGVSHIDVANLNEANAQKILDYAADRQVEISALAYYPNPLDENLAKRQAAIDHLHRLIDAAKLLHVNLVTTFIGRMQTKSIAENLDEMEIVWKPILEHAEKAGVKIGIENCPMLFTQDEWPGGQNLMTTPDIWRQVFARLDSDAIGLNYDPSHFVWQQIDYIAPLYEFKDKIFHVHYKDIKLFPEKLKDVGVMATPLQYMSPKLPGLGDVNWGRYVSALTDIGFDGYSCIEVEDKSFEKNYDDVKKSVTLSAHYLRNYVI, encoded by the coding sequence ATGAAGTTAGGAATCGTAAGTGCCATTTTTGATCAAAGCAGTTTTGAAGAGATGATTGACATTGTGGCGGCCAATGGACTGGAATGTGTTGAAGTTGCTTGCTGGCCAAACGAAAAAGCTGCCCGACGATACGCAGGCGTTTCGCATATCGATGTGGCCAATTTAAACGAAGCGAATGCGCAAAAAATACTGGACTACGCGGCGGACAGGCAGGTTGAAATTTCTGCGTTGGCTTACTATCCCAATCCACTGGACGAAAATTTAGCGAAGCGCCAAGCAGCCATTGACCATTTGCACCGTTTGATTGATGCAGCCAAGCTGTTGCATGTCAATCTGGTGACAACTTTTATTGGCAGAATGCAGACGAAATCGATTGCTGAAAATTTGGATGAGATGGAAATCGTTTGGAAACCAATTCTTGAACACGCAGAAAAAGCAGGCGTAAAAATTGGCATCGAAAATTGTCCGATGCTGTTCACGCAAGATGAATGGCCAGGAGGTCAAAACTTGATGACCACACCGGATATTTGGCGCCAAGTATTTGCTCGCTTGGATAGTGATGCCATTGGTTTGAATTATGATCCGTCTCATTTTGTATGGCAGCAGATCGATTATATCGCTCCGCTGTACGAGTTCAAGGATAAAATTTTTCATGTTCACTACAAGGATATCAAGCTCTTTCCAGAAAAGTTGAAAGATGTCGGCGTCATGGCCACTCCGCTTCAGTATATGAGTCCGAAGCTGCCTGGTTTGGGGGATGTCAATTGGGGACGTTACGTTTCGGCATTGACTGACATCGGCTTTGACGGTTACAGCTGTATCGAGGTGGAAGACAAGTCATTTGAAAAAAACTATGACGATGTGAAAAAATCAGTCACACTAAGCGCCCACTATTTGCGGAATTATGTGATCTAA
- a CDS encoding Cof-type HAD-IIB family hydrolase: protein MDKKIIFLDIDGTLVADDGWVPASAADACRQARLNGHEIYLCTGRSKPEIYDFIMEIGFDGIIGAGGGFVELNDGMLYHKTVPASEVRRMVDFFDQHGVDFYLESNGGLFASKNFLPHVERCIYGDIDNDPDARRRKEEQPHPFIEGLIYGEEDLYKSDVNKACFLQSDKLSFAQIKAEFENAFETIQCTVPQFGDESGELMVPGIHKATAIEALLTHLDLPKERTIAIGDGLNDLEMFDYCKIGIAMGNAKEELKAVADHVTSSVDEDGLHQAFRTFGLI, encoded by the coding sequence TTGGATAAAAAAATCATTTTTTTGGATATTGATGGTACTTTGGTGGCGGATGACGGTTGGGTTCCCGCATCCGCTGCGGACGCATGCAGACAGGCCCGACTGAATGGACATGAAATTTATTTATGCACCGGCAGGTCAAAACCGGAAATCTATGATTTCATCATGGAAATCGGCTTTGACGGCATCATCGGAGCTGGCGGCGGCTTCGTTGAGCTGAATGACGGAATGTTGTACCATAAGACGGTCCCAGCCAGCGAAGTCAGGCGAATGGTGGATTTCTTTGATCAGCATGGCGTTGACTTTTACTTGGAATCGAATGGCGGCCTGTTCGCCAGCAAGAATTTCCTGCCGCATGTGGAACGCTGCATTTACGGCGATATTGACAACGATCCGGATGCCCGCAGACGCAAAGAAGAGCAGCCTCACCCCTTCATTGAGGGATTAATCTACGGGGAAGAGGATTTGTATAAATCTGACGTCAATAAGGCTTGTTTCCTTCAGAGCGACAAACTTTCTTTTGCACAGATCAAAGCGGAATTCGAAAATGCCTTTGAAACGATTCAATGTACTGTACCACAGTTTGGGGATGAAAGCGGCGAATTGATGGTACCGGGCATACACAAAGCGACTGCAATCGAAGCGTTGTTGACACACTTAGATCTACCCAAAGAGCGGACGATCGCGATCGGAGACGGCTTGAACGATCTGGAGATGTTTGACTATTGCAAAATCGGCATCGCTATGGGGAATGCCAAAGAAGAATTGAAGGCTGTTGCGGATCACGTTACGAGTTCGGTGGATGAAGATGGCCTACACCAGGCATTCCGTACTTTCGGGCTCATCTGA
- the proB gene encoding glutamate 5-kinase, producing the protein MEPIRNKILDCKRIVIKIGTSSLMLADGSVNYQTIDRLAYVLTVLRNQGKEIVLVSSGAIGVGLNHLNLPHRPRSIPEQQAVASVGQAELMNLYTRFFSHYNQIVGQILMTLDIVQFPESRRNAVNAFEQLLKMGIIPIVNENDAVSVEELDHLTKFGDNDRLSATVAEIISADLLIMLSDVPGFYDKNPMAHPDAVLFHTIHAITAKEMALAGGNGSKFGTGGMATKLKAAKQILKNKQQMVLTQATDPTVLFDILAGKEIGTYFVREDK; encoded by the coding sequence ATGGAACCTATCCGCAATAAAATATTGGACTGCAAAAGGATCGTCATCAAAATCGGCACAAGTTCTTTGATGCTGGCGGACGGATCCGTAAACTACCAGACAATCGACAGGCTCGCCTATGTCTTGACCGTTCTGCGCAATCAGGGAAAGGAAATCGTCTTGGTGTCTTCCGGCGCGATCGGCGTCGGGCTCAACCACCTGAACCTGCCGCATCGGCCGAGATCCATACCCGAACAACAGGCAGTCGCTTCCGTCGGCCAGGCCGAATTGATGAACCTCTACACCCGCTTTTTCTCGCACTATAACCAGATTGTGGGGCAAATACTCATGACTCTGGATATCGTGCAGTTCCCGGAAAGCCGCAGGAATGCCGTAAATGCCTTCGAGCAGTTGTTGAAAATGGGCATCATCCCGATCGTAAACGAAAATGATGCTGTCTCCGTTGAGGAATTGGATCACCTGACAAAATTCGGGGATAACGATCGCCTTTCTGCGACGGTAGCGGAGATCATCTCTGCCGACCTGCTGATCATGCTGTCCGATGTCCCAGGTTTTTATGATAAAAATCCGATGGCGCATCCGGATGCCGTCCTCTTCCACACCATTCATGCCATCACAGCAAAGGAAATGGCTTTGGCTGGCGGGAACGGCTCGAAATTCGGGACCGGGGGAATGGCAACCAAATTGAAAGCTGCCAAACAAATCCTTAAGAACAAGCAACAGATGGTATTGACGCAAGCCACAGACCCGACCGTATTGTTCGATATACTGGCCGGCAAAGAAATTGGGACCTATTTTGTGAGGGAAGACAAATAG